The following proteins come from a genomic window of Pleuronectes platessa chromosome 2, fPlePla1.1, whole genome shotgun sequence:
- the LOC128448810 gene encoding globoside alpha-1,3-N-acetylgalactosaminyltransferase 1, producing the protein MALFPFCKTPTGPVRVTRIQLVLYCFLLSLIIYFLHGRKAAAGVKPSHPIFNAMGLDRGSVITDMMVVKAAVPQTPVETPWGAPLVWGDTRNSAWRRAKLAQGGIRTGLLVLMVGTYSHFMPRFLSSAETHFLPGQMVTYYILTDRPHSLDPPVKLGPERQLKVLPIAELPGWERLAYRRMALVSDAIRDEIGSEVEYIFCADIDQEFVAPVGEEILGDLVATLHPELYGMPRNAFPYEIEEDSSACVDEDEGDYYYTSELYGGSVSEMYRMSRACSMLIFQDQANGVVARGLEESYLNRYLIDHRPTSVLSPEYSWWDSALAADVPVQRLVSLGRQCESYDKQTREERRC; encoded by the exons ATGGCGTTGTTTCCCTTCTGCAAGACGCCCACAG GACCGGTCAGAGTGACCAGAATACAACTGGTCCTGTACTGTTTTCTCCTGTCTCTTATCATAT ATTTTCTCCATGGACGTAAGGCAGCTGCCGGTGTGAAGCCGTCTCATCCCATCTTTAATGCCATGGGATTGGACAGAGGAAGCGTTATAACAGACATGATGGTCGTCAAAGCAGCGGTGCCACAAACTCCTGTGGAGACACCATGGGGCGCTCCTTTAGTGTGGGGGGACACCCGCAACTCCGCCTGGCGCAGAGCTAAATTGGCCCAAGGTGGAATCCGCACAGGTCTGCTGGTACTGATGGTGGGAACGTACAGCCACTTCATGCCACGTTTCCTCTCCTCAGCTGAAACCCACTTCCTCCCTGGTCAGATGGTCACCTACTACATCCTCACAGACAGACCCCATTCTCTGGACCCCCCTGTCAAGTTGGGGCCTGAACGACAGCTGAAGGTGTTACCCATCGCAGAGCTGCCCGGGTGGGAAAGGCTGGCCTATCGTCGCATGGCCCTGGTCTCCGACGCCATCAGAGACGAAATCGGCAGCGAGGTTGAATACATCTTCTGCGCTGACATTGACCAGGAGTTTGTGGCCCCCGTGGGGGAGGAGATCCTCGGAGACCTGGTGGCCACATTGCACCCAGAGCTCTATGGGATGCCTCGAAATGCATTTCCTTACGAGATCGAAGAGGACTCGTCTGCTTGTGTGGATGAGGACGAAGGGGACTACTACTACACCTCGGAACTGTACGGTGGGTCGGTGTCTGAGATGTACAGAATGTCCCGCGCCTGTTCCATGCTCATTTTCCAAGACCAGGCAAATGGGGTGGTGGCGAGGGGCCTCGAGGAGAGCTACCTGAACCGCTACCTGATCGACCACAGGCCGACCAGTGTGCTGTCTCCAGAGTACAGCTGGTGGGACTCGGCCCTGGCTGCTGACGTGCCTGTACAGAGGCTGGTCTCTTTGGGAAGACAATGTGAGTCTTATGATAAACAgacgagagaggagaggagatgctgA